In the genome of Monodelphis domestica isolate mMonDom1 chromosome 2, mMonDom1.pri, whole genome shotgun sequence, one region contains:
- the SPATA46 gene encoding spermatogenesis-associated protein 46 isoform X4, whose translation MPETTIPKKNKTPVNKGVCKSRHPKMFHLEGMRGHRFQPFNMTDEDNGVQNGEMTCSKTHCYLVTKRGQGSYPQFHCFHYTLFPRMSILRPSKLPSISGPRISSSAMNTFPDITSSRATSLPDISKTPGPAELSSPAQVLPPQYQCSALRHGVHNTVFSADCALGDTPSTEQLRRNCTIYRPWFSPYSYFVCTDKESHLETYSFPEVQRDEGREGRGDIGQPEEMAESICSSSSSLENACPREITKKPRPGLDSKDYITSQDILTASKWHPAQQNGYKCVACCRMYPTLHSLKSHIKGGFKEGFSCKVYYRKLKTLWGKEQKARPGDRISNSNCQTFK comes from the exons ATGCCTGAGACCACAATCCCCAAGAAGAACAAGACTCCAGTAAATAAAGGAG TATGCAAATCACGGCATCCTAAAATGTTCCACCTGGAAGGAATGAGAGGTCATCGATTTCAACCCTTTAATATGACAGATGAAGACAATGGCGTCCAAAATGGGGAAATGACTTGTTCTAAGACACACTGTTATTTGGTGACAAAACGAGGACAGGGATCTTACCCCCAATTCCACTGTTTCCACTATACATTATTTCCTCGAATGAGTATACTAAGACCATCAAAGTTACCAAG CATTTCAGGACCACGGATCTCTTCCTCTGCCATGAATACTTTTCCTGATATTACATCCTCTCGAGCTACCAGCTTACCAG ACATTTCAAAGACTCCTGGACCTGCTGAGCTGTCCAGCCCTGCTCAGGTCCTGCCACCTCAGTACCAATGCAGTGCTCTCCGGCACGGGGTACATAACACAGTGTTCTCAGCAG ACTGTGCCTTGGGGGACACGCCAAGCACTGAACAACTGAGGCGGAATTGTACCATCTACCGGCCCTGGTTCTCCCCTTATAGCTACTTTGTGTGCACAGACAAAGAAAGTCACTTGGAGACCTACAGCTTCCCAGAGGTACAACGGGATGAGGGAAGGGAGGGCAGGGGGGACATTGGCCAGCCTGAGGAGATGGCTGAGAGCatctgctcttcctcctcctccctggaAAATGCCTGTCCCCGGGAAATCACTAAGAAACCTAGACCAGGCCTGGACTCCAAGGACTACATCACATCCCAGGACATCCTGACTGCTTCCAAGTGGCACCCAGCCCAGCAGAATGGCTACAAATGTGTGGCCTGCTGCCGCATGTACCCTACACTGCACTCCTTAAAAAGTCACATCAAAGGAGGGTTCAAGGAAGGCTTCAGTTGCAAGGTATACTACCGAAAACTCAAAACTCTCTGGGGAAAGGAGCAGAAGGCACGGCCGGGAGACAGAATCTCCAACAGCAATTGCCAGACTTTCAAGTAG
- the SPATA46 gene encoding spermatogenesis-associated protein 46 isoform X3 — protein sequence MPETTIPKKNKTPVNKGGEEGLNLGLGLPPPAATTHSMHTQGKRKGHSSACFTSGVKGILPDPGRGSESRQERNEKETLHKVTSRGRCPYLPLSLQHSLAKGLHRARLGSYCPEYNGNLRNDQLICKSRHPKMFHLEGMRGHRFQPFNMTDEDNGVQNGEMTCSKTHCYLVTKRGQGSYPQFHCFHYTLFPRMSILRPSKLPSISGPRISSSAMNTFPDITSSRATSLPDISKTPGPAELSSPAQVLPPQYQCSALRHGVHNTVFSADCALGDTPSTEQLRRNCTIYRPWFSPYSYFVCTDKESHLETYSFPEKPRPGLDSKDYITSQDILTASKWHPAQQNGYKCVACCRMYPTLHSLKSHIKGGFKEGFSCKVYYRKLKTLWGKEQKARPGDRISNSNCQTFK from the exons ATGCCTGAGACCACAATCCCCAAGAAGAACAAGACTCCAGTAAATAAAGGAGGCGAGGAAGGACTGAACCTGGGACTAGGCCTCCCTCCCCCTGCTGCCACCACACACAGCATGCACACacaggggaagagaaaggggcaTTCTTCAGCATGCTTCACCAGTGGGGTAAAGGGTATCTTACCTGACCCAGGCAGGGGCTCGGAAAGCAGgcaggaaagaaatgagaaagaaacatTGCATAAAGTGACCAGTAGAGGAAGGTGTCCGTACCTGCCCCTGAGCCTCCAACACTCACTTGCCAAGGGATTGCATCGGGCCAGACTGGGGTCCTACTGCCCTGAGTATAATGGGAATCTCAGAAATGACCAGCTAA TATGCAAATCACGGCATCCTAAAATGTTCCACCTGGAAGGAATGAGAGGTCATCGATTTCAACCCTTTAATATGACAGATGAAGACAATGGCGTCCAAAATGGGGAAATGACTTGTTCTAAGACACACTGTTATTTGGTGACAAAACGAGGACAGGGATCTTACCCCCAATTCCACTGTTTCCACTATACATTATTTCCTCGAATGAGTATACTAAGACCATCAAAGTTACCAAG CATTTCAGGACCACGGATCTCTTCCTCTGCCATGAATACTTTTCCTGATATTACATCCTCTCGAGCTACCAGCTTACCAG ACATTTCAAAGACTCCTGGACCTGCTGAGCTGTCCAGCCCTGCTCAGGTCCTGCCACCTCAGTACCAATGCAGTGCTCTCCGGCACGGGGTACATAACACAGTGTTCTCAGCAG ACTGTGCCTTGGGGGACACGCCAAGCACTGAACAACTGAGGCGGAATTGTACCATCTACCGGCCCTGGTTCTCCCCTTATAGCTACTTTGTGTGCACAGACAAAGAAAGTCACTTGGAGACCTACAGCTTCCCAGAG AAACCTAGACCAGGCCTGGACTCCAAGGACTACATCACATCCCAGGACATCCTGACTGCTTCCAAGTGGCACCCAGCCCAGCAGAATGGCTACAAATGTGTGGCCTGCTGCCGCATGTACCCTACACTGCACTCCTTAAAAAGTCACATCAAAGGAGGGTTCAAGGAAGGCTTCAGTTGCAAGGTATACTACCGAAAACTCAAAACTCTCTGGGGAAAGGAGCAGAAGGCACGGCCGGGAGACAGAATCTCCAACAGCAATTGCCAGACTTTCAAGTAG
- the SPATA46 gene encoding spermatogenesis-associated protein 46 isoform X1 — protein sequence MPETTIPKKNKTPVNKGGEEGLNLGLGLPPPAATTHSMHTQGKRKGHSSACFTSGVKGILPDPGRGSESRQERNEKETLHKVTSRGRCPYLPLSLQHSLAKGLHRARLGSYCPEYNGNLRNDQLICKSRHPKMFHLEGMRGHRFQPFNMTDEDNGVQNGEMTCSKTHCYLVTKRGQGSYPQFHCFHYTLFPRMSILRPSKLPSISGPRISSSAMNTFPDITSSRATSLPDISKTPGPAELSSPAQVLPPQYQCSALRHGVHNTVFSADCALGDTPSTEQLRRNCTIYRPWFSPYSYFVCTDKESHLETYSFPEVQRDEGREGRGDIGQPEEMAESICSSSSSLENACPREITKKPRPGLDSKDYITSQDILTASKWHPAQQNGYKCVACCRMYPTLHSLKSHIKGGFKEGFSCKVYYRKLKTLWGKEQKARPGDRISNSNCQTFK from the exons ATGCCTGAGACCACAATCCCCAAGAAGAACAAGACTCCAGTAAATAAAGGAGGCGAGGAAGGACTGAACCTGGGACTAGGCCTCCCTCCCCCTGCTGCCACCACACACAGCATGCACACacaggggaagagaaaggggcaTTCTTCAGCATGCTTCACCAGTGGGGTAAAGGGTATCTTACCTGACCCAGGCAGGGGCTCGGAAAGCAGgcaggaaagaaatgagaaagaaacatTGCATAAAGTGACCAGTAGAGGAAGGTGTCCGTACCTGCCCCTGAGCCTCCAACACTCACTTGCCAAGGGATTGCATCGGGCCAGACTGGGGTCCTACTGCCCTGAGTATAATGGGAATCTCAGAAATGACCAGCTAA TATGCAAATCACGGCATCCTAAAATGTTCCACCTGGAAGGAATGAGAGGTCATCGATTTCAACCCTTTAATATGACAGATGAAGACAATGGCGTCCAAAATGGGGAAATGACTTGTTCTAAGACACACTGTTATTTGGTGACAAAACGAGGACAGGGATCTTACCCCCAATTCCACTGTTTCCACTATACATTATTTCCTCGAATGAGTATACTAAGACCATCAAAGTTACCAAG CATTTCAGGACCACGGATCTCTTCCTCTGCCATGAATACTTTTCCTGATATTACATCCTCTCGAGCTACCAGCTTACCAG ACATTTCAAAGACTCCTGGACCTGCTGAGCTGTCCAGCCCTGCTCAGGTCCTGCCACCTCAGTACCAATGCAGTGCTCTCCGGCACGGGGTACATAACACAGTGTTCTCAGCAG ACTGTGCCTTGGGGGACACGCCAAGCACTGAACAACTGAGGCGGAATTGTACCATCTACCGGCCCTGGTTCTCCCCTTATAGCTACTTTGTGTGCACAGACAAAGAAAGTCACTTGGAGACCTACAGCTTCCCAGAGGTACAACGGGATGAGGGAAGGGAGGGCAGGGGGGACATTGGCCAGCCTGAGGAGATGGCTGAGAGCatctgctcttcctcctcctccctggaAAATGCCTGTCCCCGGGAAATCACTAAGAAACCTAGACCAGGCCTGGACTCCAAGGACTACATCACATCCCAGGACATCCTGACTGCTTCCAAGTGGCACCCAGCCCAGCAGAATGGCTACAAATGTGTGGCCTGCTGCCGCATGTACCCTACACTGCACTCCTTAAAAAGTCACATCAAAGGAGGGTTCAAGGAAGGCTTCAGTTGCAAGGTATACTACCGAAAACTCAAAACTCTCTGGGGAAAGGAGCAGAAGGCACGGCCGGGAGACAGAATCTCCAACAGCAATTGCCAGACTTTCAAGTAG
- the SPATA46 gene encoding spermatogenesis-associated protein 46 isoform X6: MENFSLLSISGPRISSSAMNTFPDITSSRATSLPDCALGDTPSTEQLRRNCTIYRPWFSPYSYFVCTDKESHLETYSFPEVQRDEGREGRGDIGQPEEMAESICSSSSSLENACPREITKKPRPGLDSKDYITSQDILTASKWHPAQQNGYKCVACCRMYPTLHSLKSHIKGGFKEGFSCKVYYRKLKTLWGKEQKARPGDRISNSNCQTFK; encoded by the exons ATGGAGAACTTCTCTCTCCTTAGCATTTCAGGACCACGGATCTCTTCCTCTGCCATGAATACTTTTCCTGATATTACATCCTCTCGAGCTACCAGCTTACCAG ACTGTGCCTTGGGGGACACGCCAAGCACTGAACAACTGAGGCGGAATTGTACCATCTACCGGCCCTGGTTCTCCCCTTATAGCTACTTTGTGTGCACAGACAAAGAAAGTCACTTGGAGACCTACAGCTTCCCAGAGGTACAACGGGATGAGGGAAGGGAGGGCAGGGGGGACATTGGCCAGCCTGAGGAGATGGCTGAGAGCatctgctcttcctcctcctccctggaAAATGCCTGTCCCCGGGAAATCACTAAGAAACCTAGACCAGGCCTGGACTCCAAGGACTACATCACATCCCAGGACATCCTGACTGCTTCCAAGTGGCACCCAGCCCAGCAGAATGGCTACAAATGTGTGGCCTGCTGCCGCATGTACCCTACACTGCACTCCTTAAAAAGTCACATCAAAGGAGGGTTCAAGGAAGGCTTCAGTTGCAAGGTATACTACCGAAAACTCAAAACTCTCTGGGGAAAGGAGCAGAAGGCACGGCCGGGAGACAGAATCTCCAACAGCAATTGCCAGACTTTCAAGTAG
- the SPATA46 gene encoding spermatogenesis-associated protein 46 isoform X2: MPETTIPKKNKTPVNKGGEEGLNLGLGLPPPAATTHSMHTQGKRKGHSSACFTSGVKGILPDPGRGSESRQERNEKETLHKVTSRGRCPYLPLSLQHSLAKGLHRARLGSYCPEYNGNLRNDQLICKSRHPKMFHLEGMRGHRFQPFNMTDEDNGVQNGEMTCSKTHCYLVTKRGQGSYPQFHCFHYTLFPRMSILRPSKLPSISGPRISSSAMNTFPDITSSRATSLPDCALGDTPSTEQLRRNCTIYRPWFSPYSYFVCTDKESHLETYSFPEVQRDEGREGRGDIGQPEEMAESICSSSSSLENACPREITKKPRPGLDSKDYITSQDILTASKWHPAQQNGYKCVACCRMYPTLHSLKSHIKGGFKEGFSCKVYYRKLKTLWGKEQKARPGDRISNSNCQTFK; the protein is encoded by the exons ATGCCTGAGACCACAATCCCCAAGAAGAACAAGACTCCAGTAAATAAAGGAGGCGAGGAAGGACTGAACCTGGGACTAGGCCTCCCTCCCCCTGCTGCCACCACACACAGCATGCACACacaggggaagagaaaggggcaTTCTTCAGCATGCTTCACCAGTGGGGTAAAGGGTATCTTACCTGACCCAGGCAGGGGCTCGGAAAGCAGgcaggaaagaaatgagaaagaaacatTGCATAAAGTGACCAGTAGAGGAAGGTGTCCGTACCTGCCCCTGAGCCTCCAACACTCACTTGCCAAGGGATTGCATCGGGCCAGACTGGGGTCCTACTGCCCTGAGTATAATGGGAATCTCAGAAATGACCAGCTAA TATGCAAATCACGGCATCCTAAAATGTTCCACCTGGAAGGAATGAGAGGTCATCGATTTCAACCCTTTAATATGACAGATGAAGACAATGGCGTCCAAAATGGGGAAATGACTTGTTCTAAGACACACTGTTATTTGGTGACAAAACGAGGACAGGGATCTTACCCCCAATTCCACTGTTTCCACTATACATTATTTCCTCGAATGAGTATACTAAGACCATCAAAGTTACCAAG CATTTCAGGACCACGGATCTCTTCCTCTGCCATGAATACTTTTCCTGATATTACATCCTCTCGAGCTACCAGCTTACCAG ACTGTGCCTTGGGGGACACGCCAAGCACTGAACAACTGAGGCGGAATTGTACCATCTACCGGCCCTGGTTCTCCCCTTATAGCTACTTTGTGTGCACAGACAAAGAAAGTCACTTGGAGACCTACAGCTTCCCAGAGGTACAACGGGATGAGGGAAGGGAGGGCAGGGGGGACATTGGCCAGCCTGAGGAGATGGCTGAGAGCatctgctcttcctcctcctccctggaAAATGCCTGTCCCCGGGAAATCACTAAGAAACCTAGACCAGGCCTGGACTCCAAGGACTACATCACATCCCAGGACATCCTGACTGCTTCCAAGTGGCACCCAGCCCAGCAGAATGGCTACAAATGTGTGGCCTGCTGCCGCATGTACCCTACACTGCACTCCTTAAAAAGTCACATCAAAGGAGGGTTCAAGGAAGGCTTCAGTTGCAAGGTATACTACCGAAAACTCAAAACTCTCTGGGGAAAGGAGCAGAAGGCACGGCCGGGAGACAGAATCTCCAACAGCAATTGCCAGACTTTCAAGTAG
- the SPATA46 gene encoding spermatogenesis-associated protein 46 isoform X5, which yields MFHLEGMRGHRFQPFNMTDEDNGVQNGEMTCSKTHCYLVTKRGQGSYPQFHCFHYTLFPRMSILRPSKLPSISGPRISSSAMNTFPDITSSRATSLPDISKTPGPAELSSPAQVLPPQYQCSALRHGVHNTVFSADCALGDTPSTEQLRRNCTIYRPWFSPYSYFVCTDKESHLETYSFPEVQRDEGREGRGDIGQPEEMAESICSSSSSLENACPREITKKPRPGLDSKDYITSQDILTASKWHPAQQNGYKCVACCRMYPTLHSLKSHIKGGFKEGFSCKVYYRKLKTLWGKEQKARPGDRISNSNCQTFK from the exons ATGTTCCACCTGGAAGGAATGAGAGGTCATCGATTTCAACCCTTTAATATGACAGATGAAGACAATGGCGTCCAAAATGGGGAAATGACTTGTTCTAAGACACACTGTTATTTGGTGACAAAACGAGGACAGGGATCTTACCCCCAATTCCACTGTTTCCACTATACATTATTTCCTCGAATGAGTATACTAAGACCATCAAAGTTACCAAG CATTTCAGGACCACGGATCTCTTCCTCTGCCATGAATACTTTTCCTGATATTACATCCTCTCGAGCTACCAGCTTACCAG ACATTTCAAAGACTCCTGGACCTGCTGAGCTGTCCAGCCCTGCTCAGGTCCTGCCACCTCAGTACCAATGCAGTGCTCTCCGGCACGGGGTACATAACACAGTGTTCTCAGCAG ACTGTGCCTTGGGGGACACGCCAAGCACTGAACAACTGAGGCGGAATTGTACCATCTACCGGCCCTGGTTCTCCCCTTATAGCTACTTTGTGTGCACAGACAAAGAAAGTCACTTGGAGACCTACAGCTTCCCAGAGGTACAACGGGATGAGGGAAGGGAGGGCAGGGGGGACATTGGCCAGCCTGAGGAGATGGCTGAGAGCatctgctcttcctcctcctccctggaAAATGCCTGTCCCCGGGAAATCACTAAGAAACCTAGACCAGGCCTGGACTCCAAGGACTACATCACATCCCAGGACATCCTGACTGCTTCCAAGTGGCACCCAGCCCAGCAGAATGGCTACAAATGTGTGGCCTGCTGCCGCATGTACCCTACACTGCACTCCTTAAAAAGTCACATCAAAGGAGGGTTCAAGGAAGGCTTCAGTTGCAAGGTATACTACCGAAAACTCAAAACTCTCTGGGGAAAGGAGCAGAAGGCACGGCCGGGAGACAGAATCTCCAACAGCAATTGCCAGACTTTCAAGTAG